A window from Chrysemys picta bellii isolate R12L10 chromosome 2, ASM1138683v2, whole genome shotgun sequence encodes these proteins:
- the LOC135981350 gene encoding uncharacterized protein LOC135981350 encodes MAERGYSRDATQCRVKIKELRQGYQKTKEANGRSGSHPQTSRFYEALHSILGAAATTTPPVTVDSEDGILSTAGSSDMLGDGEDEEGDEEGEAVGSSHNADFPDSQDLFITLTEIPYEASPAITPDTESGEGSATPSATVSQPSLESHSQRLARIRRRKKRTREDMFSELMASSQAQAAQQTQWRENLTRMHQANMDREERWRQEDQQATLTLLGLLREQTDTLRRLVDVLQERRQEDRAPLQSISNRPPPPPSPIPTSPKVQRRRGGRVPANSHSTPAESSSSRRLSFPKI; translated from the exons atggcagagagaggatacagccgggatgcaacgcagtgccgcgtgaaaatcaaggagctgagacaaggctaccagaagaccaaagaggcaaacggacgctccggatcccatccccagacatcccgtttctacgaggcactgcattccatcctcggtgctgccgccaccactaccccaccagtgaccgtggactctgaggatgggatactgtccacggccggttcctcagacatgttaggggacggggaagatgaggaaggagatgaggagggcgaggcagttggcagctctcacaacgctgatttccccgacagccaggatctcttcatcacccttacagagatcccctacgaagcgtccccagccattaccccggacacagaatctggtgaaggatcagcca ccccgtctgcgactgtctcacaacctagcctggaatcacactcccagaggctagcgcggattaggcgtaggaagaagaggacacgggaggacatgttctctgagcttatggcctcttcccaagcccaggcagcacagcagacccagtggcgggagaacttgacccgaatgcaccaagccaacatggatcgggaggagaggtggcggcaggaagaccagcaggcgactctaacgctgcttggactactgagggagcaaacggacacactccggcgccttgtggatgttctgcaggaacggaggcaggaggacagagccccgctgcagtccatctctaaccgccctcccccgccaccaagtcccatacccacctcacccaaagtgcaaagaaggagaggcggcagagtccctgctaactctcactccacccctgcagagagctctagtagcagaaggctctcatttcccaaaatttga